A stretch of the Serratia marcescens genome encodes the following:
- the nuoM gene encoding NADH-quinone oxidoreductase subunit M, with amino-acid sequence MLLPWLILIPFIGGLLCWQLERFGTKVPRWIALIAMGLTLALSLQLWMQGGYTLTTPKGIPQWQSEFLLPWIPRFGISIHLALDGLSLLMVVLTGLLGVLAILCSWREIQKYQGFFHLNLLWILGGVIGVFLAIDMFLFFFFWEMMLVPMYFLIALWGHKASDGKTRITAATKFFIYTQASGLVMLIAILGLVFVHYNATGVWTFDYEDLLQTPMSHNVQYLLMLGFFIAFAVKMPVVPLHGWLPDAHSQAPTAGSVDLAGILLKTAAYGLLRFSLPLFPEASHEFAPIAMWLGVIGIFYGAWMAFAQTDIKRLIAYTSVSHMGFVLIAIYTGSQLAYQGAVIQMIAHGLSAAGMFIICGQLYERLHTRDMRQMGGLWGRIKFIPALSLFFAVATLGMPGTGNFVGEFMILFGSYQVVPVITVISTFGLVFASVYSLIMMQRAYYGAPKSDQPLQGMTARELFIILLLVVLLVLLGVYPQPILDTSNAAMSNVQHWFGSSVSAISTTRP; translated from the coding sequence ATGCTATTACCTTGGCTAATTCTTATCCCCTTTATCGGCGGTCTGCTGTGCTGGCAGCTTGAGCGCTTCGGTACTAAGGTGCCGCGCTGGATAGCGCTGATCGCAATGGGGCTGACGTTGGCGCTCTCTCTGCAGCTGTGGATGCAGGGCGGCTATACCTTGACTACGCCGAAAGGCATTCCGCAGTGGCAGAGCGAATTCCTGCTGCCGTGGATCCCGCGCTTCGGCATCTCCATCCACCTGGCGCTGGACGGCCTGTCGCTGCTGATGGTGGTGTTGACCGGTCTGCTGGGCGTGCTGGCGATCCTCTGTTCCTGGCGTGAAATCCAGAAGTATCAGGGCTTCTTCCACCTCAACCTGCTGTGGATCTTGGGCGGCGTTATCGGCGTGTTCCTCGCCATCGACATGTTCCTGTTCTTCTTCTTCTGGGAAATGATGTTGGTGCCGATGTACTTCCTGATCGCGCTGTGGGGCCACAAGGCGTCGGACGGTAAAACCCGTATCACCGCGGCGACCAAGTTCTTCATCTACACCCAGGCCAGCGGTCTGGTGATGCTGATTGCGATCCTGGGCCTGGTGTTCGTGCACTACAACGCGACCGGCGTGTGGACCTTCGATTACGAAGACCTGCTGCAAACGCCGATGTCCCACAACGTGCAATATCTGTTGATGCTGGGCTTCTTCATCGCCTTCGCGGTGAAAATGCCGGTGGTGCCGCTGCACGGCTGGTTGCCGGACGCGCACAGCCAGGCACCGACCGCAGGTTCCGTCGACCTGGCGGGCATCTTGCTGAAAACCGCGGCCTACGGCCTGCTGCGTTTCAGCCTGCCGCTGTTCCCTGAGGCTTCGCACGAGTTTGCGCCAATCGCCATGTGGCTGGGCGTGATCGGCATCTTCTACGGCGCCTGGATGGCGTTCGCGCAAACCGACATCAAGCGTCTTATCGCCTACACCTCGGTATCGCACATGGGCTTCGTGCTGATCGCCATCTACACCGGCAGCCAGCTGGCTTACCAGGGCGCGGTGATCCAGATGATCGCGCACGGCCTGTCTGCCGCCGGTATGTTTATCATCTGCGGCCAGCTGTATGAGCGTCTGCATACCCGCGACATGCGTCAGATGGGCGGCCTGTGGGGGCGTATCAAATTCATCCCTGCACTGTCGCTGTTCTTCGCCGTGGCTACGCTGGGGATGCCGGGTACCGGTAACTTCGTCGGCGAATTCATGATTCTGTTCGGCAGCTACCAGGTGGTGCCGGTGATCACCGTGATTTCTACCTTCGGTCTGGTGTTCGCTTCGGTTTACTCGCTGATCATGATGCAGCGCGCTTATTACGGTGCGCCTAAGTCCGACCAGCCGCTGCAGGGCATGACCGCGCGCGAGCTGTTCATCATTCTGCTGCTGGTGGTGTTGCTGGTTCTGCTGGGGGTTTACCCGCAGCCGATTCTGGATACTTCCAACGCGGCGATGAGCAACGTGCAACATTGGTTTGGTTCGTCAGTTTCAGCAATTTCAACAACAAGGCCGTAA